Below is a window of Thermodesulfomicrobium sp. WS DNA.
CTTCCATGACTTGGCGCACAAAAGCCAGGGCGAAGAGTGGCTCGATACCCGAAGAACATCCCGCTAAGATGGAGAGTGTGCCTGTGGGCGCAATGGTGGTCGTGGTGGCGTTACGGTACGGGCCTTCCCCACGGGCGGCATAGACCGAAGTAGTGTAAGCAGGAAATGGCCCGCGCTCTTCGGCCAGCATTGCGGAAGCCGTTTTGCTCTCGCGCTGGATGAACGCCATGACCTCTTCGGCAAGCTCCAGTGCTTGAGGAGAATCATAGGGAATGCGCAGTTGAAAGAGCATGTCCGCCCATCCCATGACTCCAAGACCGATCTTGCGGTTGCGCTCAACAGTTTCGGTAATGCGGGCAAGGGGATACTGCGACGCATCGATAACATTGTCGAGAAAGCGCACGGCAAGATGGATCGTCTCCCGGAGCTTTTGCCATTGAATCGGGGTGTCCTGTTCATGGTCCACGAATTGTGCAAGATTGATGGATCCAAGATTACACGCCTCGTACGGAAGGAGCGGCTGCTCGCCGCACGGATTGGTGCTTTCGATCTCCCCTTGGTCGGGGGTGGGGTTGTCTCGGTTGATGCGATCAATGAAGATGATGCCTGGATCTCCGCTCTCCCAGGCCTTGCGCACCAAGAGATCGAACACTTCCCGGGCCTTCAAGGTGCGGACGATATTGCCGGTGTGCGGGGCAATGAGAGGATATTCCTCGTCGCGCTCCACCGCCTGCATGAAGGCTTCGGTGAGGGCAACGGAAAGATTGAAATTGTTGAGTTCGCCGTCTTTTTCCTTGGCGCGGATGAAGTCCAGGATATCCGGATGGTCCACCCGCAAAATCCCCATATTGGCCCCGCGCCGGGTGCCTCCCTGCTTCACCTGCTCGGTGGCGGTGTTGAAAATCTTGAGAAAGGAAAGCGGCCCCGAGGCAATGCCTCCGGTGGATCCCACCCGACTTTTGTGCGGCCGCAGCCGAGAAAAGGAAAATCCCGTACCACCGCCGGATTTGTGGATGAGGGCGGCGTGTTTCACGGCATCGAAGATTTCCTCCATGGAGTCGCCCACGGGGAGCACGAAGCAGGCGGCCAGCTGCCCCAGCTCGGTGCCGGCGTTCATCAGGGTCGGAGAATTGGGAAGAAATATCCGGTGCACCATCAGGTCGTAAAAGACCCGGGCCAGTTCGGGTGCTTTCCAGGGCGATTTCGGATAGCGGGTTTCCACGTGGGCAATGGACGAAGCCACGCGCCAGAAAAGTTCCTGCGGAGTTTCCGTGGGTTTTCCTTGAAGATCTTTGCGAAGGTAGCGCTTGGTGAGTACGAGCTCGGCGTTGGCGCAGAGGTGCACCGGCGGCAGATCCGAAGGCATGGGAATGGACATTTTGGATCACCTCAAAAGAAGGAAACGTGGAGACGAAGTGTCCCCCTGTGTAGCCTACCGCCGGGGGAACCGCAATGTGCTCTTCGTTAGGAGGATCTGGAAACAAGAACGCCAACTGTTTGGAAAAGAGAAAAGGTTGTGGAAAAAAGTAGGGGATGTTTCTCTGTTCTTTTTGATAATATTTATTTGAATTTATTTAATAAATTATGAGACGCTCACCAACATGCCAGCCAACACGAGAGACACCGCGGAAGATGAGAGGCTGTCCGGGAACCAGTGAAGCACAATTGCCACGCCTTTGTTCCACAGCTGTTCTTTGGGGAAGCGGTCTTGGTCCTCCTCAGACGGTATGGTCGAGGTGTTTCCAAGGATGACAGAGGGGCATGCCTTTGCTAGGCAGCGATCGCCATATGTATCAGGAGGCCTCATA
It encodes the following:
- a CDS encoding vitamin B12-dependent ribonucleotide reductase, with product MSIPMPSDLPPVHLCANAELVLTKRYLRKDLQGKPTETPQELFWRVASSIAHVETRYPKSPWKAPELARVFYDLMVHRIFLPNSPTLMNAGTELGQLAACFVLPVGDSMEEIFDAVKHAALIHKSGGGTGFSFSRLRPHKSRVGSTGGIASGPLSFLKIFNTATEQVKQGGTRRGANMGILRVDHPDILDFIRAKEKDGELNNFNLSVALTEAFMQAVERDEEYPLIAPHTGNIVRTLKAREVFDLLVRKAWESGDPGIIFIDRINRDNPTPDQGEIESTNPCGEQPLLPYEACNLGSINLAQFVDHEQDTPIQWQKLRETIHLAVRFLDNVIDASQYPLARITETVERNRKIGLGVMGWADMLFQLRIPYDSPQALELAEEVMAFIQRESKTASAMLAEERGPFPAYTTSVYAARGEGPYRNATTTTIAPTGTLSILAGCSSGIEPLFALAFVRQVMEGEKLREINPYFLEALREVDGVDEQAVVEHVLATGSVQGLSFLPESVRQVFVTAMDIEPVWHLKMQAAFQRHTDNAVSKTVNLPNSATEEDIRTIYMLAYEEGCKGVTVYRDGCKASQVLCTGDGPTNKEDKPKALGECTPMERPDIVYGFTQKVKTGLGDLYLTVNEIDGRPFEVFATIGRSGRSITAKAEAIGRLVSLALRSGIHVREIVKQLKGIGGEHPVFQKKGMLLSIPDAVAWVLAQHYLGGENIPQSRTTLVKPICPDCGRELTFQEGCFLCAACGFTRCG